A stretch of DNA from Orcinus orca chromosome 3, mOrcOrc1.1, whole genome shotgun sequence:
AATAAATAAAGCTTGGGAAACTTGAAACTTTGACCGTTTGGGTTTTGTGTCTCAAACACTGGTGAGTCCTGGTTGCTCTTTGGACGGTGTGGTTACGGGAAGTGCGGCCCGCTCAACATGCGGAGGGCGGGTTCAGGGTGCAGACACCGGGAGGAAGGGGACCGGGGGGCGTGTACAGGgctgggggcggcggcggcgagtACGGTTATTGCTCGGAGGGGGCGCGGACTGCCGCGAGCACTCGCCGCGGTGAGGTAAACGGCTTCGGGGGCTTGGAGGCCACGGCCTCGAGCTAACCTCACAGCCCGGGCCCGCGCGCCCTCTCTTCGCGGAGCCTCGGCGCCCCTTGGTCCCTGCGCGTGCGCCTTAGCGCGAACTCCGGCGCGTGCGAACCGGACGCGTGCGAACCGGACGCGTCGCTAGGCTCGATTGGTGGTGGGAGGGGCGCTCTGCGCATGCGTCTCGCGCAGTCGGCTCGCACTGCCCCTCCAGGATGCAAGCCCTACGCATGCGCTTCCCGTTGCGTCGTGCCGTGGACGCGGCGACCCCGGTCACTAGCCCGAGGCCGCTGTCTGGGGCCAAGGGAAGTTGAATGTGGTCCTCGGAACCCCTAAGTTGAGAATCCGCCACACTCCCTTTAGTCGACCCGATGAAGTGCCCGGAGGGGACTGTGTGCGTGCGCACTTTGGGCTGGCGCAGGGTGCCTGGGGCACTGCGTGCGTGCTCGAGGCCCGCGGTCCCAGCGCAGGCGCGCCGGGGCGTCGCACCTCAGGTGTGTCCAGCGCCGAGGCCCCGCCGGTGCCGACTAAGCTGACGAGGTGGGCGCGGGGCGCAGGCTTAGACCGGGCTGTGGTCGGGGGACGTGGGCGCGGCCACGGCCAGCGCAGGAGCCGCGGCGACAGGCTGGGCCAGGCGTGGCGGGAAGAGCCTGTCGTCGAGGCTGGCCGCCAGCTTATCCAGCAGCGCGCCCGGGGGCCCGGCGCACAAGCCGGAGCCAGGGCAGCCGCCGCCGGGCTCCTCCTCGATGACGGGGATGGGAGGCGCGGCCGGGTCGTCGCCCACACGGACGTCGGGTGGGCAGTCGACGCTGTCTCCGCGGCGCAGGGGTGCGcgtgcggggcggggggcgccGGGCTGGGCTGCGGGTGGGGCGGAGGGTGCGGCACGCGCGCCTGGGTCGCTGTGCTGCCGGCCGCGCTGCTGCCACTGCTTGCGCGTGTGGGGGTGCGGGTGTGCGCGCGCGCGGTGGCGCGCTGCGGCGGGAGGGGCGTCGTCGAAGTGCGGGTCGTGGCGCAGGAACTCGTGGAACAGCGCGTCTGTCTTCTCATCGATGCTGTAGTCGCGGCGCGGGGTGCGGCGAGGCCAGGCGCGCGGGCTGCCAGGCCGGGCGGGCGCCTCGGGCGTGGGACCCTCGAAGCTGCAGCCCACGGTGGCTTCGCGGCCCGAGCTCGTGAAGGAGGAGCGCTTCTCGGGCGCGCTGGGGGGCCCGTCGTCGCCCGCGCCGCGGCCCTCGATGCTGGCGTAGCCGCTGTCCATCTGCAGCAGCTTGCGCGGCCCGCCCGCCTCGCCGTCCGCCGTCCGTGGTGTGGGCGGCGGCGAGGGTGGCGGGAAGGCGGGTGCGGCGCCCCCGGAGCCCGAGCTGTCGCCGCTGCGTACCGAGTCGCGGTCGTTGCCGCTGCTGCTGTGGTCTGAGGCGGTGGCCGCGTGCAGCTCGAGCgaggcgcgcaggctccagatgTCGCGATAGATGGTCTGGGCCTGCTCTGGCTCCGCGTCTCGCTCACCATCTGAGTCTTGCTGCTGCTCAGGCCCCGCGCTGACGCCGCACTCCGGGGGGAACTCGGGGCTCGCTCCTCCTGCGGCGCCCACCTCCTCGGCTGCCTCTAGCCTGCAAACCAGGCCACAGCCGTCAGGAGGCAGCCCAGGCCCCCCGCACCCCCTCCCCGGCCACCCTGCCTCTGGGTCCGGGAGGGTGGGCACGGGTGGGAACCCTCTAGGGTTGGCCAGGCCCTGTGGAAGATGATGTATTTGCATGCTGCCTGTTCACTCTGCACTGGATGCTTTTCGAGTAAACCCGGAGCCGTCCTGGCGCCTGCCGTTCAACCAGGGCCTCTTACAAAATGTGACCAGAGCATCTGCTGCCACTGCAGGAGGTTGGCCCCTCGCCCAGAAAGAGTGAAGGCTGTTCTCGGGAGATGGCCTTCTTTGACTAAGAGCTTCGTGTACCAAGGGGTGGCTGGGGATGGACTGGACCAAGCAGGGTCCAGCTCAGCCCCTACGCCTGGGTGACTCTGAGTGTGTCGCCTCAGCCCCCCGCCATAGACTGACAAGTAGCCAGGAGGAAGATACACACGAAGGAAGTGTTAACTACCCAGACCAGGAAATGCCCAAGAGTCGGGAGCCCTGCTCCCGGGATCCAGTTCCCCATCCCACTGACGTGGGCCCAGAGCTTCAGCAGAGTTGTccttgggctgggggagggggtacCGCTGGCAGAAGTGGTCACAGCAGTTTCTGAGTAGCGGCCTCCAGCCCTCAGGAGCATGGACAGGCAAGAGGGACCTTGGGGCCACAGCGGAGCCCTTCAGGCTCCACCAGGAAGCAGCGATACCCACGCGGACACATACCCACAGCGGCCCTACTTGAGCAGGCATTCTGTCTTGGAGGCCCCGCCCGCCCCTCTACCCTTACCCAGTCTCCCCCTGCTTCCCTCCTCTGGTCCGTGCTGGAGAGGTGGCCCCAGCGAGGCAGCCTCCGGGAAGGACGGTGGAGCCAGAGGAACACGAACACGACCACCTGTCCGAAGGGCGGGGAGAGCGCTCCCTGGGCCACCTATGGGGgacggggtggggcaggggcccaCCCCTAGCACCTCTATCTACTGAAAAATACCTGCCGAGAGTGGGGGGCGGGCTGGCGGGGCTGGCGGGGCTGGCCAGGAAGGGGCGGGGGCTCGGGAAGGCCACAGTGTCACCAGCGCTGGCGATGTACTGGATGAAGTCCACGTGGGGGGCATCCCCCTCCTCGTGCTCCATGCTCTCGCTGGCTGCCCGCTGCCGCTGGAAGTGGTGTCGCTTGGGGGAGCCTGTGCAGAGGAAGGTACAGCAGCCTGCCTGGGCCCCTCCCACCGCGGGCCCCACCCCCTGACCCCTGAGCCAACAGAGCCAGCCTGGACCAGGTGAGCATGTACCCAGCCGTGCAGGTGGGGAAACCAAGGTGCCGAGGGCAGAAAGACCAGGACCGAAAGCCCAGCAGCCAGGGCAGGCGGGACTGGAGGTGCCAAGGTGGCAGCATTGGTCCGAGTGGCCCTGGCAGGCAGGTGTGGCCAGAGCACAGCCTTGTCCTGGACACCAGGTAACAGACACAGCCCGGCTAGAGTGCCAAAGAAGGCCGAAGGTGGGGGAGAGTGAGGGACAGGTGAGGGGGGAGAGGTGACGCCCTCTCCTGCCAGCTCCAGCCCTGCCGGCCCAGGCCAGGACCCTCCCACAAGGGAGGCCTCAGTGGGAAAGCCTCAGGGGTGGGGATGACAGTCACCCAGCAAACAGGTTCTGGGTGCTTCTGTGCCTGCATTTGCCTATAATCAACCTCCCGAATCACAGGCTCTGTCTGGGCTCCCAATGGCACAGTGGGAcgagccctcccctcccctcccctccccggccAGGAGCACTTCAGCCAGAActgacccctccccccaccccacagcagCTGGAGCCGGGCCCCAACAAGGGGACTGGCACTGTCACTGGCCACGCACCTTCCCTGGCCTCCAACACTGCTCATCCCCTCGCCCCGCCTTTCCTGGCAGTGGGACCCACCACCTCCGCCACAGGGCAGCAGGCACCCCAGCGCCTGGCCCCGCTGAGCTCCCATGAGCAGGGATGGTTGTAGCTGTTGGTGCCACCTCCCCCCCAAGACACACATGCATGGTCCTTGGGTTGAGGTTTGGAAGCCCTGTATCCAGGGCCCCGTACGAGGGGTCTGCAGGATCAAGGCCCACCACCTGtagttgtaaataaagttttattggccaAAGCTGTACTCTTTTACACGCCATCTAGGGCTGCTTTCACGCCACCGCAGCAGAAACACTGACCGCAGAACCAGAAACACACCATGCAGTGCCTCGTAGGTGACGCTCGCTGATGCCCGCTCTAGCCTGACAACCCCTTGTTTTACCGGGGCTCAGCGTGCAGCCCTGGCTCTTCCTCCTGACCAGCTCTGACCTTGGGCGAGATGCCCGCTGGTAAGCGGGCGATGCCGGCCAGCATGGGGTGGGCACTGGGGACCCCTCCAGGGTGCAGAGCCGCCTGCTCCACATTCTCCTAGGGCCGCCCCTGGGCCTCGCTCCCCACCAGGGACCACAGCTCACCTCTCGTGTCCAGACTGGACGCCCGCTGACTGGGCTCCAGCTTCCATTTCTTGACTTTGAAGTAGGGGCTGGCCCCGTCCAGGCTGGCGTGGCGCCTCAGGCGGGTGAAGAACTGCAGGACGGGGCCTGCCCCAGAGGCTGGGCCTGCCTCCCCAGGCCCTGCTGCGGCCCCTGGCCCACCAGGCTTTGCACTCCTGGCCCCTGCATCCAACTGTGAGGGAAGAGGGATGCTCTCAGATCCCCCGGCCTCTCCCTGCTGCACTagtgccagcccagcccaggccacCCGGCACTCACacagaaggcagaggaagaacagggggctgggggtgggctggggcctCCTCCCCCCGAGACCCTGCCTGAGAGGCTCCCCAGGGCTCGGCCAGGCGCTGGCCACCTCTGTTCCCCCAGCCCTGGACACAAGGGGTCCCGTCCCCTGGCTGAGATGGGTCCCTGACCACACCCTCTGCAGCTGTTGGACTGCCCTGTGTGCAGGTGAGCCAGCCGTGCATGTGCCCTGTGTGCCACCTGCCCCTCTTCCCCCCAAGCTCGGGGACCAGGCAGGGGGCCACAGGCTGCCCCGTCCTGGAGTGGGATGGGGGATGCATGCGCGGGGGCCTCACCGAGGTGCCTTCCCCAGAGTCACTGGAAGCCGAGGGGCTGATCTCGAAGTCGGCAGGGCCCACGGCCGAGTTGTAGGGGTCACCTGGCAGGGCGGAGCTGGGGCCCACAGAGCGGCCGGTGAGGGCCTTCCCCGGGGGCTGTGGGACAGAGCcggggtggggaggaagcagtGACAGGTCAAAGAGCACGGGTGGGGGGGATGCGTGCTGGACCCGCCACCCGCTGGACCCGGCCAGGCCCCACTCCCCACCCAGAGGTGAAGGGCGCAGCCAGAAGGTGGGAAAAGTGGTGCCTGCTGGGGGAGGGTGGGCCGCCCCTGAGCTCCGGGCCAGCTGCCACCCCCAACTCACCTGGAAGATGGCAAGGCTGGCCTTGGGGGCGgccgtggggtggggtgtggcagTCGCACTGGCCTCGCCTGAGTCACACTCGTGGATGGTGACGATCTTGAGGGGCGGCAGGTGCAGGTGGGTGAGGCGGGCGTTCTTCAGGTGGTGGAAGTCCCCCTCGGTCAGGGTGTACCTGCGCCCAGCGCGCCTGCCCGTCACCTTGGGCGAGCTGGGTCCCTCTACCCACACCCCAGCGTCCTCCCCGGCCCCACCGTCACCCTGCCCGCCGAGAGTGGGGGACAGCCAGGCACCGGCGGGGGCCAGCTCTGCCCCGCAAGCCCAGCGCAGCAAGGTGACCTCCCAGGTGAGCCCCGGCACTGGGCCCTCCTTACCGGCGGCCCTTGTCCTGCGCCTTCCGGCTCTGCTCAAACAGGGCCGCCTCGTTGAAGGACACCCGGCGGCCGGTGGAGCTGGTGGACAGGAAGCGCTCGGTCTCGGCGTCCTGGCCCTCGGGCTCCTCCCCCCTGAACTCGGGGTCTGCGAGGAGAGCCAAGAGAGGGTGGGCCCCGGGTGGGCCGCGCCAGGCGCCGGCGGGCGGCTGGGCTGCGGGGCCGGGTCGGGAAGGGAGCGCCGAGGGCCCGACTGACcaccgggggcggggtgggggtgtggaGGGCACTCGCTCATCCGCTCACACACTCACTCACGCAGCACGCGCCTGTGAGCACCTACGCGTGGGCTTAAGGAAACAGAGATGAGTCGGACTCGAGCTGCGCCCAGtctggtgggggagacagacagacacagatggTCAGGcggcccgggggcggggggggggggcggacagACGGGCGGCGACAGGCCTGGCAGGGCTCCTCACCTTGGGCAGGGCGGGCGCCATTGTCCAGGTAGCTGGTGGTGGTCTTCTCTGCTTCCTCTGTGGCtctggggaggggcagcaggagaGCAAAGTGGGCCAGAGGACCCAGGGCGCTGCCCACGGGGTCCCCCGCAGGGCTCATGGCCACCGGGGCATCCTGAGCTCACGGAGCCCACTCCCTCGGACCCACCCCATTCTCCCAGGCTCCTGCGCAGACACGTGGGCACCGTCACTCAGAAGCAGGCCCAGCGCCCCTGCGGCGTGGGCTCTTAGGCTGACCTGTCCTAGCTCCCCTGCGGGGCAGGTCGTGGGGCTGGGGGCCCGCGCACCTGTGGACGCGCCTGTGGACTTCCCAGCAGCGCCTGCAGAGCAGCAGCGTGCCCGACAGCACCACGAGGGTGCCCCCAACGAAGAgcgccatcaccaccaccagcagcatGTAGTTGTCCAGGACAGGGTCGGGCTCCCCCTGCGGGGCCAGCGTCAAGGGTCAGGGCCTGTGGGCGTGGACTCTGGCGGCcccgccccccacacccccctcACTCACGGTGGGGCGGCCCGTGGCGTTGTCCCACGTCGTGGTCAGGGCGACCGTGGTGGAGGTGGTGGCGGCCGTGGCCATGGTGGCCGTGGGCTGCATTCTGAGGCTAGGAGGAGGGGCCTGGAGGGGCAGGGCCTGCTCAGCTCCAGctcctctgtccctcctcccGCTTTCCCGGGAGCTCGAGCAGGGGACCACACAGGGCGGTGACTCACGAAGAGGTGGGGAGGAGCCCCGAGGCAGCCCCCACCCGGGTCAGATCAGACATCCATGTCCCCATCTTTGAAAAGGGGGAGGCGCGTGCGTATCAACAGCTTCCCCAGCCGGTGGGGCCGGCCCGGCAAGGTGGCATGGGGCCGGAGCCCTGCCCAGGAAAGGAGAAGTGCCTCTGCGAGGAATAGGCAAATTGAGGCTGTCAACTCACTCCCGCCAGACCCCAGGGGCCCTGCCTGCACCATCAGGGAGCGGGAGGGGCCGCCTCGGCCCCAGGAGACTGGTTCCAGAATAGCGGGGACTCGGGCCATCCCTGGGGCTGGCCAGcccggggagggggtggaggggctgAGCGCCGGGACTCCAGGTTACGACTCCTGGATGTACAGGTTCCCCCTCCGCCCAGTACCGGTGGGAGTGAAAAGGCCAAAGGAGGCGCATCTGTTCCCAACCCTCAAGAATCTGGTTCCCATGGCGACTGAGCTAGCAGGCcaagctgggggggggggcgggttgcCAGGGAgcactggggaggggagggggcgcgggGGAGGGAGGCCTCCTGCAGGGGCGGCTGGAGCCAGCCCCGGGCGGCAAGatggctgctgccgccgccgcccgccggtGCCCGGTCGGCTGCGCGCCCCCGCCGCACCCGTCCCCGCCCGAGCCGGCCGGGCTCCACGTCTGCCTGGAGCCGGGAGCACTGAGGCAGAGA
This window harbors:
- the CBARP gene encoding voltage-dependent calcium channel beta subunit-associated regulatory protein isoform X4; the encoded protein is MAPALPKTGRSSSPTHLCFLKPTRRCSQARAASTGRRVSFNEAALFEQSRKAQDKGRRYTLTEGDFHHLKNARLTHLHLPPLKIVTIHECDSGEASATATPHPTAAPKASLAIFQPPGKALTGRSVGPSSALPGDPYNSAVGPADFEISPSASSDSGEGTSLDAGARSAKPGGPGAAAGPGEAGPASGAGPVLQFFTRLRRHASLDGASPYFKVKKWKLEPSQRASSLDTRGSPKRHHFQRQRAASESMEHEEGDAPHVDFIQYIASAGDTVAFPSPRPFLASPASPASPPPTLGRLEAAEEVGAAGGASPEFPPECGVSAGPEQQQDSDGERDAEPEQAQTIYRDIWSLRASLELHAATASDHSSSGNDRDSVRSGDSSGSGGAAPAFPPPSPPPTPRTADGEAGGPRKLLQMDSGYASIEGRGAGDDGPPSAPEKRSSFTSSGREATVGCSFEGPTPEAPARPGSPRAWPRRTPRRDYSIDEKTDALFHEFLRHDPHFDDAPPAAARHRARAHPHPHTRKQWQQRGRQHSDPGARAAPSAPPAAQPGAPRPARAPLRRGDSVDCPPDVRVGDDPAAPPIPVIEEEPGGGCPGSGLCAGPPGALLDKLAASLDDRLFPPRLAQPVAAAPALAVAAPTSPDHSPV
- the CBARP gene encoding voltage-dependent calcium channel beta subunit-associated regulatory protein isoform X3 codes for the protein MAPALPKTGRSSSPTHLCFLKPTHPEFRGEEPEGQDAETERFLSTSSTGRRVSFNEAALFEQSRKAQDKGRRYTLTEGDFHHLKNARLTHLHLPPLKIVTIHECDSGEASATATPHPTAAPKASLAIFQPPGKALTGRSVGPSSALPGDPYNSAVGPADFEISPSASSDSGEGTSLDAGARSAKPGGPGAAAGPGEAGPASGAGPVLQFFTRLRRHASLDGASPYFKVKKWKLEPSQRASSLDTRGSPKRHHFQRQRAASESMEHEEGDAPHVDFIQYIASAGDTVAFPSPRPFLASPASPASPPPTLGRLEAAEEVGAAGGASPEFPPECGVSAGPEQQQDSDGERDAEPEQAQTIYRDIWSLRASLELHAATASDHSSSGNDRDSVRSGDSSGSGGAAPAFPPPSPPPTPRTADGEAGGPRKLLQMDSGYASIEGRGAGDDGPPSAPEKRSSFTSSGREATVGCSFEGPTPEAPARPGSPRAWPRRTPRRDYSIDEKTDALFHEFLRHDPHFDDAPPAAARHRARAHPHPHTRKQWQQRGRQHSDPGARAAPSAPPAAQPGAPRPARAPLRRGDSVDCPPDVRVGDDPAAPPIPVIEEEPGGGCPGSGLCAGPPGALLDKLAASLDDRLFPPRLAQPVAAAPALAVAAPTSPDHSPV
- the CBARP gene encoding voltage-dependent calcium channel beta subunit-associated regulatory protein isoform X2 encodes the protein MQPTATMATAATTSTTVALTTTWDNATGRPTGEPDPVLDNYMLLVVVMALFVGGTLVVLSGTLLLCRRCWEVHRRVHRATEEAEKTTTSYLDNGARPAQDPEFRGEEPEGQDAETERFLSTSSTGRRVSFNEAALFEQSRKAQDKGRRSSPSTSVTQARPVRLPHPTPRPPPRPALPSSSSALPGDPYNSAVGPADFEISPSASSDSGEGTSLDAGARSAKPGGPGAAAGPGEAGPASGAGPVLQFFTRLRRHASLDGASPYFKVKKWKLEPSQRASSLDTRGSPKRHHFQRQRAASESMEHEEGDAPHVDFIQYIASAGDTVAFPSPRPFLASPASPASPPPTLGRLEAAEEVGAAGGASPEFPPECGVSAGPEQQQDSDGERDAEPEQAQTIYRDIWSLRASLELHAATASDHSSSGNDRDSVRSGDSSGSGGAAPAFPPPSPPPTPRTADGEAGGPRKLLQMDSGYASIEGRGAGDDGPPSAPEKRSSFTSSGREATVGCSFEGPTPEAPARPGSPRAWPRRTPRRDYSIDEKTDALFHEFLRHDPHFDDAPPAAARHRARAHPHPHTRKQWQQRGRQHSDPGARAAPSAPPAAQPGAPRPARAPLRRGDSVDCPPDVRVGDDPAAPPIPVIEEEPGGGCPGSGLCAGPPGALLDKLAASLDDRLFPPRLAQPVAAAPALAVAAPTSPDHSPV
- the CBARP gene encoding voltage-dependent calcium channel beta subunit-associated regulatory protein isoform X1 is translated as MQPTATMATAATTSTTVALTTTWDNATGRPTGEPDPVLDNYMLLVVVMALFVGGTLVVLSGTLLLCRRCWEVHRRVHRATEEAEKTTTSYLDNGARPAQDPEFRGEEPEGQDAETERFLSTSSTGRRVSFNEAALFEQSRKAQDKGRRYTLTEGDFHHLKNARLTHLHLPPLKIVTIHECDSGEASATATPHPTAAPKASLAIFQPPGKALTGRSVGPSSALPGDPYNSAVGPADFEISPSASSDSGEGTSLDAGARSAKPGGPGAAAGPGEAGPASGAGPVLQFFTRLRRHASLDGASPYFKVKKWKLEPSQRASSLDTRGSPKRHHFQRQRAASESMEHEEGDAPHVDFIQYIASAGDTVAFPSPRPFLASPASPASPPPTLGRLEAAEEVGAAGGASPEFPPECGVSAGPEQQQDSDGERDAEPEQAQTIYRDIWSLRASLELHAATASDHSSSGNDRDSVRSGDSSGSGGAAPAFPPPSPPPTPRTADGEAGGPRKLLQMDSGYASIEGRGAGDDGPPSAPEKRSSFTSSGREATVGCSFEGPTPEAPARPGSPRAWPRRTPRRDYSIDEKTDALFHEFLRHDPHFDDAPPAAARHRARAHPHPHTRKQWQQRGRQHSDPGARAAPSAPPAAQPGAPRPARAPLRRGDSVDCPPDVRVGDDPAAPPIPVIEEEPGGGCPGSGLCAGPPGALLDKLAASLDDRLFPPRLAQPVAAAPALAVAAPTSPDHSPV